From a region of the Methanoculleus receptaculi genome:
- the pseC gene encoding UDP-4-amino-4,6-dideoxy-N-acetyl-beta-L-altrosamine transaminase: MVRPMKFIPYGHQSIDDDDVRSVVEILKGDWLTTGPTVDLFEADLAGYVGARHAVAVNSGTSALDIAVQALGLPKGSEIITTPFTFAATSNAVLYNGHIPIFADIDPITRNIHPDEIRRRIGPKTRAIIYVDYAGQPCAIDEIREIAGEYDLRLIEDACHAFGASYKGRKIGTFADMTVFSFHPVKPITTGEGGAVVTDDPDLDAKLRMLRSHGITRDVGDLFGEGASWGYDMKLLGRNYRMTDIQAALGVSQLKKIDSFIKRRNEIAALYGRSLSDLAWLDLPETMDGVNHGWHLYTVLVNGVERNILFSYLKERGVGVNVHYIPIYKFSYYQKHYPQDANAFPSTEDVFNRTLTLPLYPGMKDEDVEYVSEQLHKAESDLGISA; this comes from the coding sequence ATGGTAAGGCCGATGAAGTTCATTCCGTATGGGCATCAATCCATCGATGATGATGATGTCCGATCTGTCGTAGAGATTCTGAAGGGCGACTGGCTCACGACGGGGCCGACCGTCGATCTGTTTGAGGCGGATCTTGCCGGATACGTCGGCGCACGGCACGCGGTCGCGGTGAACAGCGGCACGAGCGCTCTGGATATCGCGGTCCAGGCCCTTGGCCTCCCGAAAGGGAGTGAGATCATTACAACCCCCTTCACCTTTGCCGCCACGAGTAATGCTGTCCTCTACAACGGTCATATTCCGATCTTTGCTGATATCGACCCTATAACGAGGAATATCCACCCGGATGAGATAAGGAGGAGGATCGGCCCGAAAACCCGCGCGATAATCTACGTTGATTACGCGGGGCAGCCGTGTGCGATCGACGAGATCCGGGAGATTGCCGGGGAGTATGATCTTCGGCTGATTGAGGATGCATGCCATGCGTTTGGCGCCTCCTACAAAGGCCGCAAGATCGGCACCTTCGCTGATATGACCGTCTTCAGTTTCCACCCTGTCAAACCCATAACCACCGGGGAGGGAGGGGCGGTGGTGACCGACGATCCGGATCTCGATGCTAAACTCAGGATGCTCCGGAGTCATGGGATCACCCGGGATGTAGGTGATCTGTTCGGTGAAGGAGCATCATGGGGATACGACATGAAACTTCTTGGCCGTAACTACCGGATGACCGATATCCAGGCAGCACTGGGTGTGTCTCAGTTGAAGAAGATCGACTCTTTCATCAAGCGAAGAAACGAGATTGCAGCATTATACGGGAGGTCTCTCTCAGACCTGGCATGGCTTGATCTGCCTGAGACAATGGATGGGGTTAATCACGGCTGGCACCTCTACACGGTTCTGGTTAACGGGGTTGAGCGAAACATCCTGTTTTCTTACCTGAAGGAACGGGGAGTCGGTGTCAACGTTCATTATATCCCGATCTATAAATTCAGTTATTATCAGAAGCATTACCCCCAGGACGCCAATGCTTTTCCGAGCACCGAGGATGTATTCAACAGAACACTGACGCTGCCGCTCTACCCCGGTATGAAAGATGAGGATGTGGAGTATGTCTCTGAACAGTTGCATAAGGCAGAGTCTGACCTTGGAATCTCCGCGTGA
- the pseB gene encoding UDP-N-acetylglucosamine 4,6-dehydratase (inverting), with product MSYFDGKTILVTGGTGSFGKMFTSLLLEEWNPDSVRIYSRGELLQWEMQQKNQDERLRFLIGDVRDKDRLYRAMNDVDIVVHAAALKQVPTAEYNPIEAVKTNIDGAANVINASIDNGVERVMALSTDKAVHPVNLYGATKMVAEKLFVQGNAYAGGRKTRFACTRYGNVVGSRGSIVPLFLEQRKQGRVTITDERMTRFWLTLEQGARFVARCIETMKGGEIFVPKIPSMRITDLARVIAPDCEVEIIGIRPGEKLHEVLLTEDEARHSKDMGDYFIIEPELRFWQKNDGHEGKPLPEGFRYSSENNTAWLDADELISMIGLQ from the coding sequence ATGTCATATTTTGACGGAAAAACCATTCTTGTCACGGGCGGCACAGGTTCGTTTGGGAAAATGTTTACATCATTGCTGCTCGAGGAGTGGAACCCCGACAGCGTCCGCATCTATTCGCGGGGTGAGTTGCTCCAGTGGGAGATGCAACAAAAAAATCAGGATGAGCGTCTCCGTTTTTTAATCGGCGATGTGAGGGATAAAGACCGTCTTTACCGCGCAATGAACGATGTCGATATCGTTGTCCACGCTGCCGCGCTGAAACAGGTTCCCACAGCAGAATACAACCCTATAGAAGCCGTAAAGACGAACATCGACGGTGCAGCCAACGTCATCAATGCGTCCATCGATAACGGCGTTGAGAGGGTCATGGCGTTGAGCACAGACAAGGCGGTGCACCCGGTCAACCTCTACGGTGCGACCAAGATGGTCGCGGAGAAACTCTTTGTACAGGGGAATGCTTATGCCGGTGGGAGGAAGACGCGGTTTGCCTGTACCCGCTACGGTAATGTGGTTGGAAGTCGTGGGAGTATCGTCCCGCTCTTCCTGGAGCAGAGGAAACAGGGCCGGGTTACAATAACCGACGAGCGCATGACGAGGTTCTGGCTGACGCTGGAACAGGGCGCGCGTTTCGTCGCCCGGTGCATCGAGACGATGAAAGGCGGAGAGATATTCGTTCCCAAGATCCCCAGCATGAGAATAACCGATCTTGCAAGAGTCATCGCCCCCGATTGTGAGGTCGAGATCATCGGTATCCGGCCGGGCGAGAAACTCCATGAGGTCCTCCTCACCGAAGATGAGGCCCGGCACTCGAAGGATATGGGGGACTATTTTATCATAGAGCCGGAGTTACGGTTCTGGCAGAAGAACGATGGGCATGAGGGAAAACCCCTGCCTGAGGGGTTCCGCTACTCGAGCGAGAACAATACGGCATGGCTTGACGCTGATGAACTGATCTCGATGATAGGTCTCCAGTAG
- the pseG gene encoding UDP-2,4-diacetamido-2,4,6-trideoxy-beta-L-altropyranose hydrolase — MHDLVVIRTDASPAIGTGHVMRCLTLANALAGKGVGVSFICREHEGNLCDLIEEQGFTVHRLPATESDFEADATPAHAAWLGAAWQEDAGQTGVVIRTLGIKPTWLVVDHYGLDYRWEEALRPLVDRIFVIDDLADRAHDCDLLLDQNLFADMQTRYAGKVPEDCRLLLGPEYALLQPIYAELHDRIPPREGPVHRILISFGGADRDNLTGRALAAFLSLNRPDIDVDVVISDSSPYAPGIRAQAVRHANIHLHGNLPTLAPLMARADLAIGAAGTTSWERLCLGLPTLVVTLAENQRLIAAELHGLGLVRWLGHKDEVSELSVRQVLAEVIEGGIDRGWSLRCRATVDGKGVDRVGAVLTITAETPLQVRHARLSDEALLLTWANDPETRRNSFSSDPISAEDHRRWFYSRLRDLEGCRLYVVETEDGIPIGQVRFERRDTAWEISYSLASQFRKRGLARPLLKAALLKMRSEYPGALVLGRVKPENLPSRKIFESLDFDTIPDGHTRWTYPMDGGGLRISVCSDADSWNHMYIPELLLDWLADGHEVRWAHEADELSRGDLCFYLSYGKIVGPDLLERHKNNLVVHASDLPRGRGWSPMTWQILEGKNQIPVTLFEAAEAVDSGPIYKQVVIQFSGVELIDELRHAVMQVTMDLCRSFVREYPEVITTGIAQEGEPTFYARRRPEDSAIDLKKSVQEQFNLLRTVDNIRYPAWFEFKGKRFILRIEKQEDD; from the coding sequence ATGCACGATCTGGTGGTCATCCGCACCGATGCCTCGCCGGCCATCGGCACCGGTCACGTCATGCGTTGCCTCACCCTGGCAAACGCTCTGGCCGGAAAAGGTGTCGGCGTATCGTTTATCTGCCGCGAGCATGAGGGCAACCTTTGTGACCTGATCGAGGAACAGGGTTTTACAGTTCACCGCCTCCCTGCGACAGAGAGTGATTTTGAGGCCGATGCAACCCCGGCCCATGCTGCCTGGCTCGGAGCAGCATGGCAGGAAGACGCCGGGCAAACCGGCGTTGTCATCAGGACTCTGGGCATCAAACCCACATGGCTGGTGGTGGACCATTACGGGCTTGATTACCGCTGGGAAGAGGCTCTCCGGCCATTGGTAGACCGCATCTTTGTGATCGACGACCTCGCCGACCGGGCACATGATTGCGATCTGTTGCTTGACCAGAACCTTTTTGCAGACATGCAGACCCGCTATGCCGGTAAGGTGCCGGAAGATTGTCGCCTGCTGTTGGGACCGGAATACGCCCTCTTGCAGCCGATTTATGCCGAACTGCACGACCGCATCCCACCGCGGGAAGGCCCGGTCCATCGTATCCTCATCTCATTTGGCGGGGCTGACCGCGACAACCTGACTGGTCGCGCTCTCGCGGCTTTCCTGAGCCTGAATCGCCCCGATATCGATGTTGATGTCGTGATCTCTGACAGTAGTCCTTATGCTCCGGGGATCCGAGCTCAAGCAGTGAGACATGCCAACATTCACCTGCATGGCAACCTCCCGACCCTGGCACCGCTGATGGCGAGAGCGGATCTTGCCATCGGTGCGGCCGGGACGACCAGTTGGGAGCGCCTGTGCCTCGGCCTTCCTACACTTGTTGTGACGCTGGCGGAGAACCAGCGGCTGATTGCGGCTGAACTACACGGACTGGGATTAGTGCGCTGGCTGGGGCATAAAGATGAAGTCTCTGAACTGAGTGTCAGGCAGGTTCTGGCCGAGGTGATCGAAGGGGGCATTGACAGAGGATGGTCACTGCGCTGCCGGGCCACTGTAGACGGGAAAGGTGTGGATCGTGTCGGTGCGGTTTTAACCATAACTGCAGAAACGCCGCTTCAGGTGCGCCATGCCCGCCTCTCCGATGAAGCACTCCTCCTCACCTGGGCAAACGACCCGGAGACACGGCGAAACTCGTTCTCGTCTGACCCCATCTCTGCAGAGGATCATCGCCGGTGGTTCTATAGCCGGCTCCGCGATCTGGAGGGATGTCGTCTCTATGTTGTTGAGACCGAGGATGGAATTCCCATAGGGCAGGTGCGGTTTGAGAGGCGGGATACGGCCTGGGAGATCAGTTATTCGCTTGCATCTCAGTTCCGTAAAAGAGGTCTGGCTCGACCGCTGCTTAAAGCCGCTCTTCTAAAGATGCGTTCTGAATATCCTGGTGCGCTCGTTCTTGGACGGGTGAAACCTGAGAATCTGCCTTCGCGCAAAATTTTCGAGTCGCTTGACTTCGATACCATACCCGATGGACATACCCGATGGACATACCCGATGGACGGGGGGGGATTGCGTATCAGCGTGTGCTCTGATGCAGATAGCTGGAACCATATGTACATCCCAGAACTACTCCTGGACTGGTTGGCAGATGGGCATGAGGTGAGATGGGCCCATGAGGCTGATGAATTGTCACGTGGAGACCTATGCTTCTACCTGAGTTATGGGAAAATTGTTGGTCCCGATCTATTGGAGCGGCATAAGAATAACCTCGTCGTTCACGCAAGTGATTTGCCACGGGGCAGGGGATGGTCTCCCATGACTTGGCAGATTCTTGAGGGCAAGAATCAGATCCCGGTCACGTTGTTTGAAGCTGCGGAGGCGGTCGACAGCGGGCCGATTTACAAACAGGTGGTAATTCAGTTCTCGGGTGTGGAACTGATCGATGAGCTCAGGCATGCAGTGATGCAGGTGACAATGGATTTGTGCAGATCCTTTGTGAGGGAATATCCAGAGGTTATTACAACGGGAATCGCGCAAGAAGGCGAGCCGACGTTCTACGCCCGGCGCCGCCCTGAAGATAGCGCCATCGACCTCAAAAAGTCGGTCCAGGAACAATTCAATCTTCTCCGCACAGTTGATAATATTAGATACCCGGCGTGGTTTGAATTCAAGGGAAAGCGTTTCATTCTTCGGATTGAGAAACAAGAAGATGACTGA
- the pseI gene encoding pseudaminic acid synthase, producing the protein MKIAHHTIDPGAPPLIIAEMSGNHNQSLDKALEIVEAAAKAGAQALKLQTYTADTMTLDINEGEFFIEDEQSPWKGKSLHDLYTLAHTPWEWHAPIMERARELGMICFSTPFDRSAVDFLENLGVPAYKIASFEIVDLPLIRYIAGQGKPIILSTGMATLAEIDEAVHTIREAGNDQIALLKCTSAYPAPPEEMNLRTIPHLAAAFGAPVGLSDHTLGIATSVAAVALGACIIEKHFTLSRADPGPDSAFSLEPHEFKAMVDAVRETEKALGTVCYEVSEHEKASRVFRRSLFAVRDIEAGEVFTEENVRSIRPGYGLPPKYLPVVLGRRAAGKITRGTPLSWDLIL; encoded by the coding sequence ATGAAAATCGCACATCACACGATTGACCCGGGTGCTCCCCCCCTTATCATTGCAGAGATGTCCGGGAACCATAATCAGTCACTTGACAAGGCACTGGAGATCGTTGAGGCGGCCGCGAAAGCGGGTGCTCAGGCACTTAAACTTCAGACATACACGGCCGACACCATGACCCTCGACATCAACGAAGGTGAGTTCTTCATCGAAGATGAACAGAGTCCATGGAAAGGGAAGAGTCTCCACGACCTCTACACCCTCGCCCACACTCCATGGGAGTGGCACGCACCGATCATGGAGAGGGCGCGGGAACTCGGTATGATCTGCTTCTCGACACCATTTGACAGGAGCGCGGTCGACTTCCTCGAGAATCTGGGTGTTCCCGCCTACAAGATCGCCTCCTTCGAGATCGTTGACCTCCCCCTCATCCGCTACATCGCCGGGCAGGGGAAACCGATCATCCTCTCCACAGGCATGGCAACCCTCGCGGAGATCGACGAGGCCGTCCATACCATCCGGGAGGCCGGCAATGACCAGATCGCGCTGTTGAAGTGCACAAGTGCATACCCCGCGCCGCCGGAAGAGATGAACCTGAGGACCATCCCCCACCTTGCCGCGGCATTCGGGGCTCCGGTCGGGTTGTCGGACCACACCCTCGGTATAGCCACCTCGGTGGCGGCGGTCGCCCTCGGTGCATGCATCATTGAGAAGCACTTCACGCTTTCCCGCGCGGACCCGGGGCCGGACAGCGCATTCTCGCTTGAGCCGCACGAGTTTAAGGCGATGGTGGATGCGGTGAGGGAGACGGAAAAAGCGCTGGGCACGGTCTGCTATGAGGTCTCCGAGCACGAAAAGGCAAGCAGGGTCTTTCGGCGATCACTCTTCGCCGTGAGAGATATCGAGGCCGGGGAGGTGTTTACGGAGGAGAATGTGCGCTCGATCAGGCCGGGGTATGGACTGCCGCCGAAGTATCTGCCCGTGGTGCTCGGTAGAAGGGCAGCAGGGAAGATAACGAGAGGGACGCCGTTGTCGTGGGATCTGATTTTGTAG
- a CDS encoding glycosyltransferase family protein — MRVVAVVQARMGSTRLPGKVMKDLLGKPVLTRDVNRIRRAKCIDEVVIATTTRQEDDLIASLCEEEGWHCFRGSENDLLDRYYQAARAFEANVVVRITSDCPMIDPEIIDKVIEVFLDLREKVDYVSNTLPPRTFPRGLDVEVMTFAALERAWREDNNPALREHVTPYIYRNPGKFRLHRVANDVDLSHHRWTLDTPEDLEFIQTVYEHFGNDHFTWMDALRYLEQHPEIVKINSDIKQKAIE; from the coding sequence ATGCGTGTGGTGGCGGTAGTTCAGGCAAGGATGGGAAGTACGCGATTGCCTGGCAAGGTTATGAAAGACCTTCTCGGGAAACCGGTGCTGACCCGGGACGTTAACCGGATCCGGCGCGCAAAATGTATCGATGAGGTTGTGATCGCAACCACCACCAGACAGGAGGACGACCTGATCGCCTCACTCTGTGAGGAGGAAGGATGGCACTGTTTCCGGGGGAGCGAGAACGACCTTCTTGATCGGTATTACCAGGCTGCACGGGCGTTTGAGGCAAATGTGGTCGTTCGCATCACCTCTGATTGTCCTATGATCGATCCAGAAATTATAGATAAAGTGATAGAAGTGTTTCTGGATCTCAGGGAGAAGGTTGACTACGTCTCAAACACTCTTCCGCCAAGGACATTCCCGCGTGGCCTTGATGTCGAGGTGATGACCTTTGCAGCCCTTGAACGTGCTTGGAGAGAGGACAACAACCCTGCACTGCGAGAACATGTGACCCCCTACATATACCGGAATCCTGGAAAGTTCCGGCTTCATCGTGTTGCCAATGATGTAGATCTCTCGCACCATCGATGGACGCTCGACACGCCTGAAGACCTTGAGTTTATTCAGACGGTGTATGAGCATTTCGGGAACGACCACTTTACCTGGATGGATGCTCTCCGGTATCTGGAACAGCATCCAGAAATTGTAAAGATCAACAGTGATATCAAGCAAAAAGCGATCGAATGA
- a CDS encoding oligosaccharide flippase family protein encodes MQEYHQFARRIGLIGATNLLISLSGLILLPILTKTLPIEEYGTYVQVTVTIGLVPAVVMLGLPYTMVRFLAGARSREEIQEGYYSIVGITVVTAGLASLALFILAEPIAAALFDNRVAIIQVLAAIVFLECMNEIQYNYFRTFQQIKRYSSLTFFKTCLQLTLVCTLVLAGYGILGATIGLLVTDVVLLIIMSILIVSEIGVAVPKFRHLREYLSFGLPTVPGNLSSWVVNSSDRYVIALFLGTAYVGYYSPGYTLGNIVNMFIAPLSFMLPAVLSKHYDDGNLNDVKTILSYSMKYFLALAIPSVVGLSLLSRPLLTILSTPEIAEQGYLITPFTALSGLLFGSYAVIMQILVLEKKTGISGTIWIVAAILNLGLNIIFVPIFGIIGAAVTTLLAYSLAFLLSTYYSFKYLVFDLNAAFILKCIIAAAIMGGVVVIGGSRISGGLVSILLLVIISALVYTAGLFILRGFKKEEILFFKGLLRI; translated from the coding sequence TTGCAGGAATATCACCAATTCGCCCGGCGCATAGGCCTCATCGGCGCAACCAACCTCCTCATCAGCCTGAGCGGCCTCATCCTCCTCCCGATCCTCACCAAGACCCTGCCCATCGAAGAATATGGGACGTATGTCCAGGTCACCGTGACCATCGGCCTCGTCCCCGCGGTGGTGATGCTTGGCCTCCCCTACACGATGGTCAGGTTCCTCGCGGGAGCAAGATCGCGGGAGGAGATCCAGGAGGGCTACTACTCGATCGTGGGCATCACCGTCGTGACCGCCGGGCTCGCCTCGCTTGCCCTCTTCATCCTGGCAGAACCCATAGCCGCCGCGCTCTTCGATAACCGGGTTGCCATAATTCAGGTCCTTGCGGCGATAGTTTTTCTGGAGTGCATGAACGAGATCCAGTATAACTATTTCAGGACGTTTCAGCAGATAAAACGGTACTCCTCTCTCACCTTCTTCAAGACCTGCCTGCAGTTGACCCTGGTCTGTACGCTCGTCCTTGCCGGCTACGGTATCCTCGGTGCCACGATCGGGCTGTTGGTCACCGATGTGGTCCTGCTCATCATCATGAGCATCCTCATCGTCTCCGAGATCGGGGTCGCCGTCCCGAAGTTCAGGCACCTGCGGGAGTACCTCTCTTTTGGTCTTCCCACGGTGCCGGGGAACCTCTCCAGCTGGGTGGTGAACTCAAGCGACCGGTATGTGATTGCCCTGTTTCTCGGGACGGCATACGTCGGCTACTACTCGCCGGGCTACACCCTGGGAAATATTGTCAATATGTTCATCGCGCCGCTCTCGTTCATGCTGCCGGCGGTGCTCTCGAAACATTATGATGACGGCAACCTCAACGACGTCAAAACCATCCTGTCATACTCCATGAAGTATTTCCTTGCGCTGGCGATACCCTCAGTCGTGGGGCTGTCGCTGCTCTCCAGACCCTTATTGACGATCCTCTCAACGCCGGAGATTGCAGAGCAGGGCTACCTGATAACGCCATTCACTGCATTGTCTGGATTGTTATTTGGATCTTATGCAGTTATAATGCAAATTCTGGTGCTTGAAAAGAAGACCGGCATCAGCGGGACGATATGGATTGTGGCGGCGATCCTTAACCTGGGGTTGAATATCATATTCGTCCCCATATTCGGGATTATTGGAGCAGCGGTTACGACCCTGCTTGCGTACTCTCTGGCGTTTCTCTTATCGACGTATTATTCGTTTAAGTATCTTGTATTCGATCTAAACGCTGCTTTTATATTGAAGTGCATTATCGCAGCAGCGATCATGGGGGGGGTTGTTGTTATCGGAGGATCTCGGATATCTGGTGGGCTGGTGAGCATCCTTTTACTGGTGATCATCTCTGCGCTTGTCTACACTGCAGGATTGTTCATATTGCGGGGGTTCAAGAAGGAAGAGATCCTGTTTTTTAAGGGTCTGCTCCGGATCTGA
- a CDS encoding ATP-binding protein, whose protein sequence is MTMLLLEQVHQHLERLKLMTMDALLEPTLERVMRESLSPLETIGYLVEQEWASKNSATIQTRMRSAGFPVKKRIEEFDFGFQPSIDQTVIRDLATLRFVENGENVVFLGPPGVGKTHLAIGLGVAAIEQGVSVLFINASVLIEQLKEAYHTGHLDSCLKRL, encoded by the coding sequence ATGACCATGCTCCTTCTCGAACAGGTTCACCAGCATCTGGAGAGACTGAAACTGATGACGATGGATGCACTTCTCGAACCAACGCTCGAACGGGTGATGAGGGAGAGCCTGAGCCCTCTCGAGACGATAGGATATCTGGTTGAGCAGGAATGGGCCAGCAAGAACTCTGCAACGATCCAGACCCGCATGAGATCTGCAGGTTTTCCCGTTAAAAAACGTATTGAAGAGTTTGATTTCGGGTTTCAACCTTCAATTGACCAGACTGTGATCCGTGACCTTGCAACTCTGAGGTTTGTCGAGAACGGTGAGAACGTGGTCTTTCTTGGACCCCCTGGTGTTGGAAAGACTCACCTTGCTATTGGTCTTGGAGTTGCTGCTATCGAGCAGGGTGTCTCTGTGTTGTTCATCAATGCGTCGGTCTTGATCGAACAACTCAAGGAAGCCTATCATACCGGGCATCTGGACAGTTGCCTTAAGAGACTATAG
- a CDS encoding IS630 family transposase (programmed frameshift), protein MAKPEQIFIQRHLSIEDLNQRIKSLERDTRVLKRLYFIKFRYQGDSVKIASERVGVTRMVGYLWQQRWNEQGYEGLIPRFAGGRPSKISPEQTEHLQDLLREREHWTTEEVRNLIQKEFGIDYTLKQIRIILKKFGMQYAKPFPRDYRRPQDAEDLLKKLPLVTGDTVIGFLDEASPQTTANSQRLWSFTRPTITKNTTKMRANTFGFYALNGTSVVDFREHSRKEDVCAFLAQIREKNPGKDLLIILDNFRSHHTTETREFARKEQIELVYLPPYSPDLNPIEYIWKSIKRIVSATFVKDLDCLKEIIESSFRKCAVHIGYARKWIEMFLYEDIKYKIISS, encoded by the exons ATGGCAAAACCCGAACAAATCTTCATTCAGAGGCATCTCTCAATCGAAGATTTGAATCAGAGGATCAAGTCTCTGGAGAGGGATACGAGGGTGCTCAAGCGGCTGTACTTTATCAAATTCCGATATCAGGGAGACAGCGTCAAGATAGCAAGCGAGCGAGTGGGCGTTACTCGGATGGTAGGGTATTTATGGCAACAACGATGGAATGAACAGGGATATGAGGGACTTATTCCTCGGTTTGCCGGGGGGAGACCCTCCAAGATCAGTCCGGAACAGACTGAACATCTCCAGGATCTTCTCCGGGAGCGGGAGCATTGGACCACGGAGGAGGTGCGAAACCTCATCCAGAAAGAGTTCGGTATCGATTACACCCTG AAACAGATCCGGATTATCTTAAAAAAATTCGGGATGCAATACGCGAAACCCTTTCCTCGGGATTATCGCCGACCTCAGGATGCAGAGGACCTCCTAAAAAAACTCCCGCTAGTGACCGGTGATACTGTGATTGGATTCCTGGACGAGGCCTCTCCTCAGACTACGGCGAACAGCCAGAGACTCTGGTCATTCACAAGACCTACTATAACAAAGAACACCACCAAGATGCGGGCAAACACTTTCGGCTTTTATGCGCTAAACGGAACCTCAGTGGTGGACTTTCGGGAGCACTCCCGGAAGGAGGATGTTTGTGCATTCCTCGCCCAAATCCGTGAGAAAAATCCGGGAAAGGATCTCCTGATCATCCTGGATAATTTTCGGTCACATCACACCACCGAGACCAGAGAATTTGCCCGTAAAGAACAGATCGAGCTGGTCTACCTCCCTCCATACTCGCCGGATCTCAATCCCATCGAATACATCTGGAAGAGCATCAAACGTATCGTGTCGGCAACGTTTGTCAAAGATCTGGATTGCTTGAAGGAGATCATCGAATCATCCTTCAGAAAATGCGCCGTTCATATCGGATACGCGAGAAAATGGATCGAAATGTTCCTTTATGAGGATATTAAGTATAAAATAATTAGTTCTTAA
- a CDS encoding polysialyltransferase family glycosyltransferase translates to MKDVFLAFTPYHILLACALIFDMEQSSEIDLIIFRDFFEADKFANSIAKTEIADRADIYIRKGTYESRTYNSYIQRFIRKDSELNIQQENIRFIKNYFKENPDIHIVYSFNDARGECQLAYYLNKKRGGTNIYVEDGFAVYSTQTSPSPSIAGRVYNRVYNSPWHQFIKYHGGYKYTSKIMCLKPSLIRDELKCKPIQEISRKTLCNLKKNSITDILLHDYRFSRPKNIDTLIILPHSEFLQQHSYFEPYVDLIEKILAITEDLGMGVYVKYHPREKNYFLQSIDRSVELIPQGLPAEALFLHLVNYNPKLLLGDISTSLLTGKIICESTSVVSLLNLYGKDYFNTSDFMIKAGIFVPSNIHELKLHIIDILNEGL, encoded by the coding sequence ATGAAAGATGTTTTTCTTGCGTTCACACCTTATCATATACTGTTAGCATGTGCCCTAATATTTGATATGGAACAATCGAGCGAGATTGATCTAATAATATTTCGGGATTTTTTTGAAGCTGACAAGTTTGCAAATTCCATAGCGAAAACGGAAATTGCTGATAGAGCGGATATTTACATAAGAAAAGGGACTTATGAGAGTAGAACATACAATTCGTATATCCAAAGGTTTATTAGAAAAGATTCAGAACTAAACATACAGCAGGAAAATATACGCTTTATTAAAAACTACTTTAAAGAGAACCCTGATATACATATAGTTTATTCGTTTAATGATGCTCGCGGAGAATGTCAATTAGCTTACTATCTAAACAAGAAACGTGGTGGCACTAATATCTATGTAGAGGACGGATTTGCGGTGTATAGCACACAGACTTCACCTTCTCCATCGATTGCTGGAAGAGTGTACAATAGGGTGTATAATAGTCCCTGGCACCAGTTCATCAAGTATCATGGAGGTTATAAGTATACCTCTAAGATTATGTGCTTAAAGCCTTCCCTTATTAGGGATGAATTGAAGTGTAAACCTATACAAGAAATCTCCAGAAAAACCCTTTGCAATCTAAAAAAGAACTCTATTACAGATATACTACTCCATGATTACCGATTTTCCCGCCCTAAAAATATTGATACACTAATAATTCTACCACACTCGGAATTTTTGCAACAACATAGTTATTTTGAACCATATGTGGACCTCATAGAAAAAATTCTTGCAATTACCGAAGATCTAGGGATGGGTGTTTATGTTAAATATCATCCAAGAGAGAAAAACTACTTCCTTCAATCTATTGACAGATCAGTTGAACTAATCCCTCAAGGATTACCAGCAGAGGCCTTGTTTTTACACCTGGTGAATTACAACCCAAAATTATTACTAGGGGATATATCAACATCCTTGCTTACGGGAAAAATTATATGTGAGAGTACAAGTGTAGTATCACTTTTAAATTTATATGGAAAAGATTATTTTAACACCTCTGATTTCATGATTAAAGCGGGAATTTTTGTTCCGAGCAACATACATGAATTAAAGTTGCATATTATTGATATATTGAATGAAGGATTATAA